A window of the Zeugodacus cucurbitae isolate PBARC_wt_2022May chromosome 4, idZeuCucr1.2, whole genome shotgun sequence genome harbors these coding sequences:
- the LOC105220537 gene encoding uncharacterized protein LOC105220537, producing MSKVITTKQQYALLLELLQQKPEMAQGFSKCPKEEAAEFWSKVADELNSVGPPTKDISSWKKVWLDWKAYIKRKLAENKKEQSATGGGRNRQHHFSELEEAIIKLTALETSTNGIQNTVNVGLSMAVDTDNEAEAFNEL from the exons AT GTCTAAAGTAATAACCACGAAACAACAATATGCGCTTCTGCTTGAACTTTTGCAGCAAAAGCCCGAAATGGCGCAGGGTTTTTCAAAGTGTCCTAAGGAAGAAGCAGCGGAATTTTGGAGTAAAGTAGCCGATGAACTCAACAGTGTAGGCCCCCCTACTAAAGACATTTCAAGCTGGAAGAAG gtaTGGCTAGATTGGAAGGCATATATAAAAAGGAAATTGgccgaaaacaaaaaagaacagtCAGCTACTGGTGGCGGTCGAAATAGACAGCACCATTTCAGCGAATTGGAAGAAGCTATAATTAAATTAACTGCGTTAGAGACGAGTACTAACGGCATACAAAACACAGTGAATGTGGGTTTATCTATGGCAGTTGACACTGATAATGAAGCCGAGGCCTTCAATGAGTTGTAG